From Micromonospora echinospora, one genomic window encodes:
- a CDS encoding HEAT repeat domain-containing protein, whose protein sequence is MADFVHITRARSARRIQRSGIAARSAGHAGGRGVYCMPVLPSFTLTYQWVRELRRWHSGVLVAVHLRLPDDEPVTVGHYGAPPRAVTAAQAVAAVRRLDDPRGCEVFVPRAVTTAEVRRIRDVPQGVGWRYLPGAHGRRPCPCPACLPRGARNVARLRRRFPYNDPPRPKGELMAQLRTAGTADEIIDVLWELGRGRRGGAEELAYLVDHPDPHVRDTLNDALRAYRGREARRLRARLQLTEVSASTSKSC, encoded by the coding sequence ATGGCGGACTTCGTGCACATCACCCGAGCACGGTCGGCTCGACGCATCCAGCGTTCGGGAATCGCGGCGCGCAGCGCCGGGCACGCCGGCGGACGGGGCGTTTACTGCATGCCGGTGTTGCCCTCGTTCACCCTCACCTACCAGTGGGTGCGTGAGCTGCGGCGCTGGCATTCCGGCGTACTGGTCGCGGTGCATCTGCGGCTGCCCGACGACGAGCCGGTGACCGTCGGGCACTACGGTGCCCCACCACGTGCGGTGACCGCCGCGCAGGCGGTCGCGGCGGTGCGTCGGCTGGACGACCCGCGCGGCTGCGAGGTGTTCGTGCCCCGCGCGGTCACCACCGCCGAGGTACGCCGGATCCGGGACGTCCCACAGGGAGTCGGTTGGCGGTACCTGCCGGGCGCTCACGGCCGGCGGCCCTGCCCGTGTCCAGCCTGCCTGCCGCGCGGAGCCCGCAACGTCGCGAGGCTGCGTCGCCGGTTCCCGTACAACGACCCGCCCAGGCCAAAGGGCGAGCTGATGGCCCAGCTACGGACGGCAGGCACCGCTGACGAGATCATCGACGTGCTGTGGGAGCTGGGTCGTGGCCGGCGCGGTGGCGCCGAGGAATTGGCGTACCTGGTAGACCATCCCGATCCGCACGTACGCGACACTCTCAATGACGCCCTGCGTGCGTACCGGGGTCGCGAGGCGCGACGGCTTCGCGCGCGTCTACAGCTCACCGAGGTGTCGGCGTCAACGTCGAAGAGCTGCTGA
- a CDS encoding trypsin-like serine peptidase produces the protein MKKTLRRLRTAAVALGACTLGLSLLSMPAAEAASVQPLAPQSERAPESEQFSVEGVTTVGELRTVDGSLSRARDSRTQIIRHPGASYVKVHFSSLRLAQGEYVTVASPDGRESYRYDRDLDRATGSDYTTDGQPGFWAMSVEGDTAVVTLHGSRSGRGDAATIDRFWRGYDHAEIKQYNFSTQSVCSTDARRDVVCYQASHPTEYARGRAVARLLMSGGGMCTAWRVGNTNRLLTNKHCFSTQAAVSASETQFNYQCATCGGSNPGAGTKVSGATLYKVSTGGSGELDYALYSVNNFTSIQGFGTLYLATTATTTGTRMYIPGHGDGSPKRLSIFEDAQNGANCTVKNANYNTWNISYSCDTSGGNSGSPVLNGSHRVIALHHLGGCPSNQGAKAHLIYNEIASLIDNNG, from the coding sequence ATGAAGAAGACCCTGCGCCGCCTGCGAACGGCGGCGGTCGCGCTCGGCGCCTGCACACTCGGGCTGAGCCTGCTGTCGATGCCCGCCGCCGAGGCGGCCTCGGTGCAGCCTCTCGCACCGCAGTCCGAGCGGGCACCCGAGTCGGAGCAGTTCTCGGTCGAGGGCGTCACCACGGTCGGGGAACTCCGTACCGTCGACGGCTCGCTGTCCCGGGCCCGGGACAGTCGGACGCAGATCATCCGGCATCCCGGCGCGTCGTACGTCAAGGTGCACTTCAGCTCGTTGCGACTGGCCCAGGGCGAGTACGTGACCGTGGCGAGCCCCGACGGCCGGGAGAGCTACCGGTACGACCGCGACCTGGACCGGGCGACCGGCTCGGACTACACCACCGACGGCCAGCCGGGTTTCTGGGCGATGTCGGTGGAGGGTGACACCGCCGTGGTGACGCTGCACGGCAGCCGCTCCGGCCGGGGTGACGCCGCGACCATCGACCGGTTCTGGCGCGGCTACGACCACGCGGAGATCAAGCAGTACAACTTCTCCACGCAGTCCGTGTGCAGCACCGACGCCCGTCGCGACGTGGTCTGCTACCAGGCCAGCCACCCCACCGAGTACGCCCGTGGCCGGGCGGTGGCGCGGCTGCTGATGAGCGGCGGTGGCATGTGCACCGCCTGGCGGGTCGGCAACACCAACCGCCTGCTGACCAACAAGCACTGCTTCTCGACGCAGGCCGCCGTCAGCGCCAGCGAGACGCAGTTCAACTACCAGTGCGCCACCTGCGGCGGCTCGAACCCGGGCGCCGGCACCAAGGTGAGCGGCGCCACCCTCTACAAGGTGAGCACCGGCGGTTCCGGCGAGCTCGACTACGCCCTGTACTCGGTGAACAACTTCACCAGCATCCAGGGGTTCGGCACGCTGTACCTGGCGACGACCGCCACCACCACCGGCACCCGGATGTACATCCCCGGGCACGGTGACGGCAGCCCGAAGCGACTGTCGATCTTCGAGGACGCCCAGAACGGCGCGAACTGCACCGTCAAGAACGCCAACTACAACACCTGGAACATCAGCTACAGCTGTGACACCTCCGGCGGCAACTCGGGCTCGCCGGTGCTGAACGGCAGCCACCGGGTGATCGCCCTGCACCACCTCGGCGGTTGCCCGTCGAACCAGGGTGCGAAGGCGCACCTGATCTACAACGAGATCGCCAGCCTGATCGACAACAACGGCTGA
- a CDS encoding DUF397 domain-containing protein → MAEVAGAQWRKSTRSGDNGGDCVEVADNLPGLVAVRDSKDPSGPALSFSPAAWASFVRSVKPAH, encoded by the coding sequence GTGGCTGAAGTGGCCGGCGCTCAGTGGCGCAAGAGCACTCGCAGCGGCGACAACGGGGGTGACTGTGTGGAGGTCGCCGACAATCTGCCCGGCCTCGTCGCCGTACGCGACAGCAAAGATCCGTCCGGCCCGGCCCTGAGCTTCTCCCCCGCCGCGTGGGCCAGCTTCGTCCGCTCCGTCAAGCCCGCGCACTGA
- a CDS encoding helix-turn-helix domain-containing protein, which yields MADDMGSTVPRRQLGRALRELRTEAQMTLDGAADALHCSRQKMWRIESGLGSARALDVRALCELYGATPELSRALTALAHETRAKGWWHSYVDAIPEWFELYVGLESAASSIRRFDEALIPGMLQTRAYASAVYQRRRTVTDEERERLIEVRLQRQALLRRRLPPAPKMEVILAEAALLRTVGSAATMADQIRHLLAVGELPNVSVRVFPLSAGLHFGAVAGSFVMLDFPIRNRIEPEPSVIYKESLTGALYLDRKEELAIYDEAWASLDDLALDEAQSRQLVNKIIGEVHRG from the coding sequence ATGGCCGACGACATGGGATCGACCGTCCCGAGACGGCAGCTCGGGCGGGCGCTACGGGAGCTACGCACCGAGGCGCAGATGACCCTCGACGGCGCGGCGGACGCGCTGCACTGTAGCCGGCAGAAGATGTGGCGCATCGAATCTGGTCTCGGCTCGGCCCGCGCCCTCGACGTCCGGGCCCTGTGCGAACTGTACGGCGCGACACCCGAACTGTCCCGCGCCCTCACCGCCCTGGCCCACGAGACCAGGGCCAAGGGCTGGTGGCACTCGTACGTCGACGCCATCCCCGAATGGTTCGAACTCTACGTCGGCCTGGAATCCGCCGCGTCGTCCATTCGCCGCTTCGACGAAGCACTGATCCCCGGCATGCTGCAAACGCGCGCCTACGCCTCAGCGGTCTACCAGCGCCGCCGCACTGTGACGGATGAGGAGCGCGAACGCCTGATCGAGGTGCGACTGCAACGACAGGCCCTTCTGCGCCGGAGACTGCCTCCGGCACCCAAAATGGAGGTGATCCTGGCCGAGGCAGCGCTCCTTCGCACGGTCGGCAGTGCAGCGACCATGGCTGATCAAATACGTCATCTCCTGGCGGTCGGTGAACTCCCCAACGTCTCTGTCCGAGTGTTTCCTCTCAGCGCCGGCCTGCACTTCGGCGCGGTCGCCGGCTCGTTCGTCATGCTTGACTTCCCGATCCGGAACCGGATCGAGCCCGAGCCGTCGGTCATCTACAAGGAGTCGTTGACCGGAGCGCTCTACCTCGACCGCAAGGAAGAACTCGCCATCTACGACGAAGCATGGGCGAGCCTCGATGACCTGGCGCTCGATGAGGCACAATCAAGGCAACTGGTTAACAAGATCATCGGGGAGGTTCACCGTGGCTGA
- a CDS encoding helix-turn-helix transcriptional regulator, producing MSSGTRVLELLGLLQNRRHWPGDELARRLGVSQRTLRRDVDGLQELGYPITTTRGTGGGYQLSPGASLPPLVLSEEEAAAVVMGLKEIASRAHPMSGDAALSAMAKIVQVLPVRIRRRIDSLRAVAVPAPGTEQHAAITDVASLTTVALACRDAETLEFTYRTRTGQAASRTIDPHRIVSVENRLYLVAWDQGRGDWRSFRVDRIDGPRRTGKRFAPRPLPADDPVEYVRAQIRSMPGRYPVHATVQAPAERVRDEIGHYGTVEPVDDSSCRVHIAADSLGWATFCIGALEAPFVVHGPPEAVEYMRDWGRRLTAGTR from the coding sequence ATGTCGAGCGGCACCCGGGTTCTCGAACTCCTCGGACTGCTTCAGAACCGGCGTCACTGGCCCGGCGACGAACTCGCCCGTCGACTCGGTGTCAGTCAGCGCACGCTCCGCCGTGACGTCGACGGCCTACAGGAACTCGGGTATCCGATCACCACGACGAGAGGCACCGGCGGTGGCTACCAGCTCAGTCCCGGGGCTTCCCTCCCGCCCCTGGTGCTCAGCGAGGAGGAGGCTGCCGCCGTCGTCATGGGGCTCAAGGAGATCGCCTCCCGCGCCCACCCGATGTCCGGGGATGCCGCGCTCAGCGCAATGGCCAAGATCGTCCAGGTGCTTCCCGTACGCATCCGCCGCCGCATCGACAGCCTCCGCGCCGTCGCCGTCCCGGCGCCGGGCACCGAGCAGCATGCCGCCATCACCGATGTCGCCTCGTTGACGACCGTCGCCCTGGCCTGCCGAGATGCGGAGACGCTGGAGTTCACCTATCGGACGCGAACCGGTCAGGCCGCCAGCAGGACGATCGACCCGCACCGGATCGTCAGCGTCGAGAACCGCCTCTACCTCGTCGCCTGGGACCAAGGGCGGGGCGACTGGCGCTCCTTCCGGGTCGACCGGATCGATGGCCCACGCCGTACCGGGAAGAGGTTCGCGCCACGACCGCTCCCTGCCGACGATCCCGTCGAGTACGTGCGCGCTCAGATCAGATCGATGCCCGGCAGGTATCCCGTCCATGCCACCGTCCAGGCCCCCGCCGAGCGGGTGCGGGACGAGATCGGGCACTACGGCACCGTGGAACCCGTCGACGACTCGTCGTGTCGGGTGCACATCGCCGCCGACTCCCTCGGTTGGGCCACCTTCTGCATCGGAGCACTCGAAGCCCCGTTCGTCGTGCACGGACCACCGGAGGCCGTCGAGTACATGCGCGACTGGGGGCGACGTCTCACCGCCGGCACCCGCTGA
- a CDS encoding SDR family oxidoreductase, whose protein sequence is MRILVTGATGQVGRHLVAQLHEAGHDVRALTRDPAKADLPPGVRVVAGDLTDTATLGPAFEGVEGIHLITFGGDGFDDLTNGSEIIDLAEQHGIGRATVLGGWSPTSVENALMSSTIQWSILQPVEFMGNALEWAEEIRASRTVSMLAAYPSAIVHEADIASVAATALTEDGHEGRSYPLTGPEALTPRERTRILAEATGQDIAFVQLTEDGERARLRGYGYDDDYVEFGIQLATNPPDAAGVVLPTVEEVTGHPARTFTQWAQEHAGRFRATP, encoded by the coding sequence ATGCGCATTCTCGTCACCGGAGCAACCGGTCAGGTCGGGCGTCACCTCGTCGCCCAACTGCACGAGGCCGGGCACGACGTCCGAGCACTGACCCGCGATCCCGCAAAGGCCGACCTGCCGCCCGGCGTTCGGGTGGTGGCCGGCGACCTCACCGACACCGCCACGCTCGGACCCGCCTTCGAAGGAGTGGAAGGGATCCACCTGATCACCTTCGGCGGCGATGGCTTCGACGATCTGACCAACGGCTCGGAGATCATCGACCTGGCCGAGCAGCATGGCATCGGTCGCGCCACCGTACTCGGTGGTTGGTCTCCCACCAGTGTCGAGAACGCCCTCATGTCCAGCACCATCCAGTGGAGCATCCTGCAACCGGTGGAGTTCATGGGCAACGCCCTCGAATGGGCCGAGGAGATCCGTGCCAGTCGCACCGTCTCCATGCTCGCCGCCTACCCCAGCGCCATAGTGCACGAAGCCGACATCGCCAGCGTCGCCGCGACCGCGCTCACCGAGGACGGCCACGAGGGACGCTCCTACCCGCTCACCGGACCCGAGGCGCTCACCCCACGGGAGCGAACCCGGATCCTCGCCGAGGCCACCGGTCAGGACATCGCCTTCGTGCAGCTCACCGAGGACGGCGAACGCGCCCGGCTGCGTGGTTACGGCTACGACGACGACTACGTGGAGTTCGGGATCCAGCTGGCCACCAACCCTCCGGACGCCGCCGGCGTGGTCCTGCCCACCGTCGAGGAGGTCACCGGGCATCCCGCCCGAACCTTCACCCAGTGGGCACAGGAACACGCAGGACGGTTCCGCGCCACCCCCTGA
- a CDS encoding GNAT family N-acetyltransferase produces the protein MSTPGVDGLGEAVRVLRRWQHDGAPVPLHPGDLGWHWRFGAEETARAVRTWSRDGTILAVGLVDSPGLVRIGFAPDAGRDEELARQMADDLTRPERGVLPPGSVGVESRSDGVFRELLLASGWDLDEPWTPLRRDLTEPVADCGVRVETIGPEQVHVRVAVQRAAFDGSTFTDERWHAMATGPAYADARCLVAYDDHGVAVAAATVWSAGPGRPGLLEPMGVHRDHRGHGYGTAITVAAAATLRGMGSSSAIVCTPSANVGAVATYRSAGFYQLPDVLDLRRNA, from the coding sequence ATGAGCACGCCAGGAGTCGACGGGTTGGGCGAGGCCGTACGCGTGCTGCGCCGGTGGCAGCACGACGGGGCGCCGGTGCCACTGCATCCGGGGGATCTGGGCTGGCACTGGAGGTTCGGCGCGGAGGAGACGGCCCGCGCGGTCCGGACGTGGAGCCGCGACGGCACGATCCTCGCCGTCGGGCTGGTGGACAGTCCCGGGCTGGTGCGGATCGGGTTCGCCCCTGACGCTGGACGGGACGAGGAGCTGGCTCGCCAGATGGCCGACGACCTGACGCGGCCGGAGCGCGGCGTCCTCCCGCCGGGGAGCGTCGGCGTCGAGTCGCGGAGTGACGGTGTGTTCCGTGAGCTGCTGCTCGCCAGCGGTTGGGACCTCGACGAGCCGTGGACACCGCTTCGGCGTGACCTCACGGAGCCCGTGGCGGACTGCGGCGTACGGGTCGAGACGATCGGTCCGGAGCAGGTCCACGTGCGGGTAGCCGTGCAACGCGCGGCGTTCGACGGGTCGACCTTCACGGACGAACGGTGGCACGCGATGGCGACCGGACCGGCGTACGCCGACGCCCGGTGCCTGGTCGCCTACGACGACCACGGGGTCGCGGTGGCGGCCGCGACGGTGTGGTCGGCCGGTCCGGGGCGGCCCGGGTTGCTCGAACCGATGGGCGTGCACCGCGACCATCGCGGCCACGGCTACGGCACGGCGATCACCGTCGCGGCGGCGGCGACCCTGCGCGGGATGGGCTCGTCGAGCGCGATCGTGTGCACCCCGAGCGCCAACGTCGGCGCCGTCGCCACCTACCGCTCGGCCGGCTTTTACCAGCTCCCCGACGTACTCGACCTGCGCCGGAACGCCTGA
- a CDS encoding VOC family protein yields the protein MPLRLLSVTFDAHDPTRLARFWAGLLGREVVEDAGGAFLPGDDTQVGLRFAPGDTAMTRPNRLHLHLTSASDADQQETVATALRLGGGHVDVGQRPEEGHVVLADPEGYEFCVIEAGNNFLAGCGLLGEVACDGTREVGLFWSAALGWPLVWDQDEETAVQSPYGGTKVAWGGPPVAPKVGRNRQRFDLAPAGGDQQAEVDRLVALGATRLETGADGAVVLADPDGNEFSVRRS from the coding sequence ATGCCTCTGCGACTGTTGTCGGTGACCTTCGATGCGCACGATCCGACTCGCCTCGCGCGGTTCTGGGCCGGTCTGCTCGGCCGGGAGGTCGTGGAGGACGCCGGTGGCGCGTTCCTGCCCGGCGACGACACCCAGGTCGGTCTCCGGTTCGCGCCCGGCGACACGGCGATGACGCGGCCGAACCGCCTGCACCTGCACCTGACCAGCGCCAGCGACGCCGACCAGCAGGAGACGGTGGCGACGGCGCTGCGGCTCGGCGGCGGCCACGTCGACGTCGGGCAGCGCCCCGAGGAGGGGCACGTCGTCCTGGCCGATCCCGAGGGCTACGAGTTCTGCGTGATCGAGGCGGGCAACAACTTCCTCGCCGGGTGCGGGCTGCTCGGGGAGGTCGCCTGTGACGGCACCCGCGAGGTCGGCCTCTTCTGGAGCGCGGCGCTGGGGTGGCCGCTCGTGTGGGACCAGGACGAGGAGACCGCTGTCCAGTCACCGTACGGCGGTACGAAGGTCGCGTGGGGCGGTCCACCGGTGGCCCCGAAGGTGGGCCGGAACCGGCAGCGCTTCGACCTGGCTCCGGCCGGTGGCGACCAGCAGGCGGAGGTCGACCGGCTGGTCGCCCTCGGGGCCACCCGCCTGGAGACCGGTGCGGACGGCGCTGTCGTGCTGGCCGACCCGGACGGCAACGAGTTTTCCGTCAGACGGAGCTGA
- a CDS encoding MarR family winged helix-turn-helix transcriptional regulator, whose translation MTAETDEPENGLAEAFWAVTRRLRHRTREALAPWDVTPAQSRALGVLIRHGAVRLSTLAEHLRIAPRSATEVVDDLEARGLVGRRPDPTDRRATLVAPTEEGTRVGAAIQAARRAAAEDLFGRLPTADREQLARILRTLRD comes from the coding sequence GTGACGGCGGAGACCGACGAACCCGAGAACGGCCTCGCCGAGGCGTTCTGGGCGGTGACGCGGCGGCTGCGCCACCGCACCCGGGAGGCACTCGCGCCGTGGGACGTGACGCCCGCCCAGTCCCGGGCGCTCGGCGTGCTGATTCGGCACGGCGCGGTGCGGCTCAGCACGCTCGCCGAGCACCTGCGCATCGCCCCCCGCTCGGCCACCGAGGTGGTGGACGACCTGGAGGCACGCGGCCTCGTGGGGCGCCGGCCCGATCCGACCGACCGGCGCGCCACCCTGGTCGCACCGACCGAGGAGGGTACGCGGGTCGGGGCCGCCATCCAGGCCGCCCGCCGGGCCGCCGCCGAGGACCTCTTCGGGCGCCTACCGACGGCCGACCGGGAACAGCTCGCCCGCATCCTGCGTACGCTGCGCGACTGA
- a CDS encoding ABC transporter ATP-binding protein: MEPTQAGRDRGPRTVSAAEKAQARQVSLRRIGRLFARHRGALATVTGIIVVSSVLAMASPFLLRAVIDRALPERDLTLLVWLVGGMVAVAAVTSVLGVAQTWISTRVGQQVMHRLRTDVFTHLQRQSLAFFTRTRTGEVQSRITNDIGGMQSVVTSTATSIASNLTTVIATGAAMVALSWRLSLVSLVVLPPAVWLTRRVAHLRREITARRQRELADLNVTVEEGLSVSGVHLAKTLGTGPTLAARFAASSARLVELELRSELAGRWRMATMSIVFAAIPAVLYLSAGLPGTAGTLSIGTLVAFTALQGGLFRPLMGLLNVGVSVTASLALFARIFEYLDLPVEVDDPAEAVDVDPRRVRGDLRLTDVTFHYPGSDTAAVAGITLDVPAGTGLALVGETGSGKSTLAALVSRLYDPTSGRITVDGIDLRDLRLADLSAIVGVVSQETYLLHTTVRENLRYARPDATDADIEAAARAAQIHDLIAGLPDGYDTVVGSRGHRFSGGEKQRLAIARTLLRDPRILILDEATSALDTETERAVQRAFDEVARGRTTITIAHRLSTVRDADQIAVLDHGRIVESGSHDGLLERAGRYAALAA; the protein is encoded by the coding sequence TTGGAACCCACCCAAGCTGGCCGCGACCGCGGCCCCCGCACGGTCAGCGCCGCCGAGAAGGCGCAGGCCCGCCAGGTGTCGCTGCGGCGCATCGGCCGGCTGTTCGCCCGGCACCGGGGCGCGCTCGCCACGGTCACCGGCATCATCGTGGTGTCCTCGGTGCTCGCCATGGCCTCGCCCTTCCTGCTCCGCGCCGTGATCGACCGGGCCCTGCCCGAGCGCGACCTGACGCTGCTGGTCTGGCTGGTGGGCGGCATGGTCGCGGTCGCCGCCGTGACCTCGGTTCTGGGCGTGGCGCAGACCTGGATCTCCACCCGGGTCGGGCAGCAGGTCATGCACCGGCTGCGCACCGACGTCTTCACCCACCTGCAACGGCAGTCGCTGGCGTTCTTCACCCGCACCCGCACCGGCGAGGTGCAGTCCCGGATCACCAACGACATCGGCGGCATGCAGAGCGTGGTCACCTCGACCGCCACCTCGATCGCGTCCAACCTGACCACCGTGATCGCCACCGGGGCGGCCATGGTCGCGCTCTCCTGGCGGCTCTCCCTGGTCTCCCTCGTCGTGCTGCCGCCGGCCGTCTGGCTGACCCGCCGGGTCGCCCACCTGCGCCGCGAGATCACCGCACGCCGCCAGCGCGAGCTGGCCGACCTGAACGTCACCGTCGAGGAGGGGCTGTCGGTCAGCGGCGTGCACCTGGCCAAGACCCTCGGCACCGGCCCCACCCTGGCCGCGCGCTTCGCCGCCTCGTCGGCCCGCCTGGTCGAGCTGGAGTTGCGCTCCGAACTCGCCGGACGCTGGCGGATGGCCACGATGAGCATCGTGTTCGCCGCCATCCCGGCGGTCCTCTACCTCAGCGCAGGTCTGCCCGGCACCGCCGGCACGCTCAGCATCGGCACGCTGGTCGCCTTCACCGCGTTGCAGGGCGGACTGTTCCGTCCACTGATGGGCCTGCTCAACGTGGGCGTCTCGGTGACCGCCTCGCTGGCGCTGTTTGCCCGAATCTTCGAGTACCTGGACCTGCCGGTCGAGGTGGACGACCCCGCCGAGGCGGTCGACGTCGACCCCCGTCGGGTCCGGGGCGACCTGCGCCTCACCGACGTCACCTTCCACTATCCCGGCAGCGACACCGCCGCCGTCGCCGGGATCACCCTCGACGTGCCGGCCGGCACGGGCCTGGCCCTGGTCGGCGAGACCGGCTCCGGCAAGAGCACCCTGGCCGCGCTGGTGAGCCGACTGTACGACCCGACCAGCGGCCGGATCACCGTCGACGGCATCGACCTGCGCGACCTGCGCCTGGCCGACCTGTCCGCGATCGTCGGCGTGGTCAGCCAGGAGACCTACCTGCTGCACACCACGGTCCGGGAGAACCTGCGCTACGCCCGGCCGGACGCCACCGACGCCGACATCGAGGCCGCCGCCCGCGCCGCCCAGATCCACGACCTGATCGCCGGGCTGCCCGACGGGTACGACACGGTCGTCGGCTCGCGGGGGCACCGCTTCTCCGGCGGCGAGAAGCAGCGCCTCGCCATCGCCCGTACGCTGCTGCGCGACCCGCGCATCCTGATCCTCGACGAGGCGACGAGCGCGCTGGACACCGAGACCGAGCGCGCCGTGCAGCGGGCGTTCGATGAGGTGGCCCGGGGCCGCACCACCATCACCATCGCCCACCGGCTCTCCACCGTCCGCGACGCGGACCAGATCGCCGTGCTCGACCACGGGCGGATCGTCGAGTCCGGCAGTCACGACGGCCTGCTGGAGCGGGCCGGCCGCTACGCCGCCCTCGCCGCCTGA
- a CDS encoding NAD(P)/FAD-dependent oxidoreductase: MATKTDVIVVGGGYAGVMAANRLTRRDDVTVTLVNPRPSFVERLRLHQLVGGSHDALVDYRDILGRDVRLLVDTVTRIDAAGRGVTLASGGTLGYDYLIYAVGSGSADPQVPGAAEFAYPIASLEDAQRLRPVVDAAPATATLTVVGAGPTGIETAAELAEGGRTVTLVCGGVLGPYLHPRGRRAVARRLAELGVTVVEGPGATVTAVTRDSVRLGDGRGLVSDVTIWTAGFGVPDLASRSGLSTDALGRLITDETLTSVDDVRVVAAGDSAAPSGLPYRMGCQSAVQLGPQAAETVLSRIAGEQPAPVDVGFVGQCISLGRQAGIVQLARRNDTATGLHLAGRSAGKIKELVVRQTVRQLASEARTPGARNLWFKDGQRQHLLRATRDENLATAER; this comes from the coding sequence ATGGCAACGAAGACCGACGTGATCGTGGTCGGCGGCGGCTACGCCGGCGTGATGGCGGCCAATCGCCTGACGCGACGCGACGACGTGACCGTGACTCTGGTCAACCCGCGTCCGAGCTTCGTGGAGCGGCTCCGCCTGCACCAACTGGTGGGCGGATCCCACGACGCGCTCGTGGACTACCGGGACATCCTGGGCCGGGACGTCCGGCTGCTCGTGGACACCGTGACCCGGATCGACGCCGCCGGGCGCGGCGTGACGTTGGCGTCCGGCGGCACGCTCGGCTACGACTACCTGATCTACGCGGTGGGCAGCGGCAGCGCCGACCCGCAGGTGCCCGGAGCCGCCGAGTTCGCCTACCCGATCGCCAGCCTGGAGGACGCGCAGCGGCTGCGGCCGGTCGTCGACGCCGCACCGGCGACGGCCACGTTGACGGTCGTCGGAGCCGGCCCGACCGGCATCGAGACCGCCGCCGAGCTGGCGGAGGGGGGCCGTACCGTGACGTTGGTCTGCGGTGGAGTGCTCGGCCCGTACCTGCACCCCCGGGGTCGGCGCGCGGTGGCCAGGCGACTCGCCGAACTCGGCGTGACGGTGGTCGAGGGCCCCGGCGCGACGGTGACGGCGGTGACTCGCGACAGCGTGCGGCTCGGTGACGGCCGTGGGCTGGTGAGCGACGTGACCATCTGGACCGCCGGGTTCGGCGTGCCGGACCTGGCGAGCCGCAGCGGGCTGAGCACCGACGCCCTGGGCCGCCTGATCACCGACGAGACGCTGACGAGCGTGGACGACGTACGCGTCGTCGCGGCCGGCGATTCGGCGGCGCCGTCGGGCCTGCCGTACCGCATGGGGTGTCAGTCCGCGGTGCAGCTGGGCCCGCAGGCCGCCGAGACGGTGCTCAGCCGGATCGCGGGCGAGCAGCCCGCGCCGGTCGACGTGGGGTTCGTCGGCCAGTGCATCAGCCTGGGGCGTCAGGCCGGCATCGTCCAGCTCGCCCGCCGGAACGACACCGCGACCGGGCTTCACCTCGCCGGCCGCTCCGCCGGGAAGATCAAGGAACTCGTGGTCAGGCAGACCGTCAGGCAGCTGGCGTCCGAGGCGCGCACGCCCGGTGCCCGCAACCTGTGGTTCAAGGATGGCCAGCGCCAGCACCTGCTGCGGGCCACGCGCGACGAGAACCTGGCGACCGCCGAGCGGTAG